CCCTGCCCCCTCACCTGAGCGCTCAGCCAGGAGGCAGCAGGTCCAGCGCGCGCTGCGGAAGGCACCGGGGTGGCAGGCGGCCAGCTTGTTCGGGTTGGGGGCGCTGGCCTTGCGCAAGGCCGAGAGCCACTGGTTGAGCTCATTCACATTCTGCAGCGGGTGGGAGGCGATCAGGGGGCGGGTGGGAACAGAGGGACGCTCCCCGCTCCCCATCGCGGTGGGGTCTCACCTTGCACTGGAGGTAGGTGGTGTGCAGCGCCCCCGTGCCGTCCTGCGTCACCACCTGCATCACGTGGGGCAGTTGGAAGGCGCCCTCGTCTACGCGCTCCACGGCGCGGATGTGAGACACGGGGATGGAGTGTCGCATCTGGGGAAGAGGATTGTCGCTGCAGGATGGGCTGGGGGCTAGGGCCGGGGTGGGGACACCTTCCGTCTGGTTGTGTGCAGCAGGTGGACTCAGTTCCCAGTGGCGGGACATTCAACCCTGTAAGTCTGTGCTCTGTGTGctcgtccatccatccatgtgAGCTGTTCCATGAGTCCTGCCCTatccccttttatttttttaatttttatttatttatttttttaacagagtctcgctctgccgcccaggctggagtgcagttgcacgagctggcctcactgctacctctgcctcccaggttcaagcgattctcccgcctcagcctcccaagtagctgggattacaggcgtgcaccaccgctcccggctaatttttgtatttttagtagagacggggtttcactatgttggccaggctggtctcgaactcctggcctcaagtgatctgcccacctcggcctcccaaagtgctgggattacaggcatgagccaccgtgcccagccacctctCTAAGTGACAACTTCTCTGGGCATCCATTTCCTTGTTAATAATAACTACCACTTCTATGGTACTTGGGACGCGATTCCAAGCACTTTACATTGATCAActtatttaattatcacaacaaACTTCTGGGGTTGGTTCTGTTATTCTCTCCAacctgcagatgagaaaactgaggtgcaAGAGGATAGATCACGCTTCCAAGGTCACTCATTGGGTGGACCCAAAATTGGAACCCAGAGAACTGACCCCTAGAATCTCCATTCTTCTGATAAAATAGAAACTGGAAGCGTGGGCTCCCTTCTCAGCGTTAGCCGTCATCATCTACTGGTGTGCACACAGCTCCCCATTCGGGAGATTCCAGCACGTGTCTCGGGGCATTCTAGTCATGAACGCCAGCCCCACAAGGGCAGGATTTTCACCTGTCTTGTTCACTTctgtatctccagtgcctaggacactggcacataataggcactcaataaatgtttgctgaatgaatgaacgagTGAATGAATGCTTGGATGGATGTGCCTGAACATCTGCACACGTTCCTAGTGAACACATTCAATTTTATGAGTCTGTCTAGCATGTGTGTAGATCCTGGTGGGAGCATTGGAGAGTGGCTCAGCATCATCCCTGTCCTGTGTGCATCCACATCTGGGAGGCGTATCCCCGCCACCGCATGTGTACATTCTGAAGGATGCATGATGGTGCCTGTCCATGTCCTGTGCCCACATTGGCCTAAACTTGTGAGCATAGCCTGTCCTGAGAGTTTGTCGTTGTTAAGTTGCTATGGCACCTTGGGGCCTTGCCCcactgtgggcctcagtttcccctgggTACAAAGAGGCAGCACCCTGAAAAAGGCCACCCCTGGAAAGCCCTCCATAGTGGACTGGAACCCCACCTGCCACTCAGGACTCTTGGAGAAGGAGAGGGTCTCCCCGCTGAGCCAGACATAGCGCTTCTTGAAGGCAAAGCGCGTGGCCAGGCCGGCAGGCTCCTCCTTGCGCTTCAGCAGATAGCCTTCTCGAACAATGGCCGAGGGCGGGAACAGGGCCCTGGCTGGGACACCAGCTTCTAGGAGATGGGAGAAGAGAGCAGTGGACAGTGAGCCCTCCCTAACCAGGCTCACCTTGCTCCACTAGCATgcccagggaggacctcagtggaCAGGCATGGTTCTCTGCTCCcctagaggcaggaggatgagcGCGATGACTTCAGACCACTCCCTCAATAGGGGATGCAAtcatggaggctgggaggagggggagggcagAGTAGCCCTTGAAGACCTCTCTCCAACCAGAGAAATCTGCAGACAGTATGCAGGCAGCCAGCAGGGGCAGCCACACCCTATGGGGTCCCATCCAGGCAATGTCCAGCATTTAATCATGCTCAGGGAGCCAGGACACAGCCCCGCCGCCCCACCCCAGCACCATAGGGACCCCACCATGCCACAGCCAGGTTCTACGTTCTGACAGGTTGCTTCAATGGGACTGGGATCCAACTAGGTTATGACCTGAGCCCCACATTATGGTATGGACTCAACCACAACTTTTCTGCTACAAATCATCCTGTGATTCTGTTTCACTCCAAGTCAAAGCTAAAATTCTTCCCAAGGCCTATGAGGCCCCACAGGATCTGGCCCCCTCACCTCTCTGGCCTTGCCTCTTtgcctccccactgcccccagtTCACTCTTCTTCACGGGTGTCCTCAGTGCTGCTCTGTGTCCTACCTCAGGGCCCTTGCACATGCTGTGCCCTGCCTGGCACACTCTTCCCCAGGATCCTCAAGGCTCTCTAACTTTTCCCTTTCAGATCTctgttctttcctcctttttttttttttccttcttagcaCTTACAGCTCTCTAACATACCACATAACTTGCTTACTTATCTTGCTAATGGCCTGTGGTCCCCAACAAAATAAAACCTCTGTGAGATCAGATTttctctgtcttgttcactgctgcatccccagcacctagaactgTGCCTGTTATTTAGTAAGCGCTTAATAGATGTTTGTCAATGGCATGCACACCATACCATGATCCCGCCCACAGCCACATCCCCACACTGGCTGGGGATGGGCCTGGAGGACAGAACCTGAGCTCTGTTCATCTCTGGGGCCTAGCACAGTAAGTATCAGGAAATGTTAGTTGACTGACCCACAGATTCACATTCTTAGTGCTGAGGAGCTGGTGGGGGAAAGGGGAAGTCCCTGAGTGGTGTCTCAACTGGGTTGAGAAGCCAGATGTGGACGGACCACAGGAACTCACCTTCATCCCCATCCACATCCACCAGCCGGTCCAGGAAGTCTCTCACACGTGAGACACACTGCAGCAGGAAGGGGTGCAGGGGGGCCATCCACAGTTCCTTGCCTTGGcccagctgctggcccaggtttCCGATGCTCTGCACAGCCTGGAGCAAAGAAGCGAGGGATGCCGGGGCCAAGGTCACAGCAGAGGGTAGGGCCCCTCCTGGCTCCCAAATCAGTGCTCAATAAAAGAAGACTCAtattgccgggcacagtggctcacgcctgtaatcccagcactttgggaggccgaagtaagcggatcacttgaggtcaggagcttgtgaccagcctggccaacatggtgatacctcatctctactaaaaatgcaaaaattagctggtcgtggtggctcacgcctgtaaatccagctactccagaagctgaggtgggaagatcacttgaaccgaggaggcagaggttgcagtaagccaagatcgtgccactgcactccagcctgggtgacagagcgagacttgtctcaaggaaaaaaataaattaataagaagACTCAACACCTTCCTTGGGTGATGTCTGTTTCCCCTTCCTCTTTTTGGAATCTGCACCCCCCACTAACCTTATTCTGTTCCCTCCCGAGCCCAGACCCTCCCCAAGAACTGCTCAGTCCTACCATGCATACTCTCATGCAGAATCTCAAGTTGTTGCCCTTTGCAAATGATGATCTAATTCATACTAAGGTGTGAATGACTGCTAGCCTGTTTTCCACTTTCCTTCTGGAAGGGTTGGGTTTTCATTCCCAAAGGGGAAATTGGAGTGCATGATGACTGCCTTCACCCTTGGGATGGAATGCTAACGTTGGTGTTTCAGACTTGGGTTTCTTCGGGTGTTCTTTGGGTCTTCTGTGGGTCTGGCCTCCCAGCTCTGCTCCTACCATGCTTTTTTCCCTGGCTAAGAGTACCCAGGATGGGGGAAACCCATGGCTGGCACCTTGGCAAGCAACAGCAGTGAGCGGCTAGTCTGGGGGTCCGCGTGTTGGTCCCGAAGGTCAAACAGCTTTGGGGTAAGGATGGCAGGCGCGAAGAATCGCAAGAAGAGAAATCCGCTGATGGCCAGGTACTTCACATCCTGCTGGGAGGAGCAGAAGGTAAGAGGAGCCCCCCAAACCCACTTCCCAGCTGCATAAACTGAGGCAGCAAGGACTAGAAATTCGTGGTGCAAAGAGAAGTGGGATGGGGAATTGATCAGGAAGCCACACTGACTGGCCAAGGAAGtttttcctctctgggcctcagttttctcacctggaaAATGGAATAACAAAACCAATCCTACAAAAGCAGATTTGGCCAAATGTCCTCAGAGTTGGctttgtgccaagcactatgcCAAGAGCACAGCCCTAAGAGGGAGGTACCAtcatgattcccattttacagatgaggaagcagaagCTCAGAGACATCAAGcgatttgcccagggtcacacagctaatgagtggcaaagtcaggattcaaacccagacctGTGATTTATGATAATAACAGCAGCAGGACGGATACCTCTCTATACATTCGCTTATTTAATACTCAACCCAGGAAGGAtcacatctccattttacagaggaggcaaCTGAGGCCCAGCGAGGGAAAGTCCCTTGCCTAAGGCTGCACAGCCATAAGCGGCAGAGCCAGGAGTTGGACTTAGGCAggatttgattatttttctttttttttcttctttctttcttttttttttttttttgaggcagagtcttgctctgttgctcaggctggagtgcggtggcacgatctctgcttactacaacctccacctcccagtttcaagtgattctagtgcctcagcctcccaagtagctgggactacaggcatacgccaccacacctggccagtttttgttttgtttttttgttttttagggtttttttttttgttttttttgtttttagtagagatggggttttaccatgttggccaggctggtcttgaactcctaatctcaagtgatccagccacctcggcctcccaaagtcctaggattacaagcatgagccacctcgcccagccaaggATTTGAACTCTCTGTTCTTCACCACACTCTCCTGCCATTCAACACCAGCTACCAAGGAGCCCTCACTAAGTATTAGAAACCAAGCCTAAACTATCACATTTAGTCCTCAAACAACTCCATGTGGGTAGGTAAGTGCTATTATCccattttttcagatgaggaaactgaggctcagtagTGAACCCAGTCTGATGGGCTCCAGAGTCCATCCTGTGTgcacctccccacctccagcctctgccctctACAAACTGTAGAGTATGGTTCCCCTCCATGTGAATCCGGGGCCTGGCCCATCTAAAGGTAAGGCTGGTTCCCCAGCACCAGCAGAGGTGACTCAGGGAAGGGTGCCCCTCCATCCTGGGTGCATCTTGCTCCCCGCAAACCAGCTCCCCACCCACCTCTCACACTTGCCAGGCTATATTTAGCCTGAGAGTCTGCGCCTGTGTTTATTCAGAGGTTGTAGTCACACATGAAACAATGCCCTCCCCGGGGCGTGTGCCACCTTCCTGGGGCATCTTGGCCTTGACAGTGACCCCTGCAGCAGCTGGGTACCTAGAACTGCCCAGAGGGAGCATCTTCCCCTCCATCTGGAGCCCTGAACTGTCCGCAAGGCCACCACTaccccactgccatctgtagtccAGGGTAATTTCAGTCTTCACATCAGCtcatttgtttcttccttcttttaagGCAAAGAACCGGTGTCAGTGCAGCAGAGAAAGGGGCTTCCCTGGGTTCCGCGGGCCGGAGAAAGTCCCTGCTCCAGGCCCACCTTGGGGGCTGAGAACTAGAGGACACTTGGGTGTCACTGATATTGGCTCACCATACGAGGTCTAGGCTGTCTGGGGAGCTggcctcctccctttcttccctgtTCCCTGCCACAGCTGTGCCCCACTTAACACCTCTGCTGGCAGCCCAGGTGAGAGCCCAGCAAGGTGAGGTGTAAGCCAAGCTACATCCCAGGGTCAAGGCCCAGAGCTTACTCCTcagctggggaggagggggaggaggggagagaccCCAGCTGGGAGTCTAGAAAACCCTTGGCCAAGTGttttgcctctctgggcctcagtttccccatctgtaaacagGAAGTGGAGAGAGATGTGGCATAAATCAAAAGCTCTCAAATGAGGCTGTAGGAAGTGGGTTACGACATTGCCAAAATGTAACAGGTCTTAGATCTTTCTGCAAAGCGAATCCTAGTCTGATACATCAGCACTAGGTAAGAGTTCATCTCACCTGATGTTATCTGCAAGTGAGGACAATGACAGCCACCTCGGGAGGTGTGCTGAGCATTCAACCAGGGGGTCCCAAACTGGCCAGTCCAACCACAAATGTTTTGTAATGCATGACCCAaagtgtttttgtgtgtttggttTTCACGTGAATTCatgctgacattttaaaaataagagatcaggccgggcgcggtggttcacgcctgtagtcccagcactttgggaggctgaggcaaggggactgcttgaggccaggagtttgagaccctctgggcaacacagtgagaccctgtctctagaaaaataaataattagctgggtgtggtggtgcacccctctagtcccagcaactcgggaggctgaggtgggaagatcactcaagcctgggatagaggctgcagtgagctatgattgtgccactgcactccagcctgagcaacagagcaagaccccatctcaaaagttagtaataaataaataaataaataaataacctcacATAAAATCCAGAATCTCTAAAGATCTGGCAGTACTGGGCTTCCATTCCTATATGGCAGTGATCCCCTGGAGCTGCCCCCTTTAGACAAGCTCTGGGGGCTTCAGTTGGCCACAGTCTTCGTGACTCCCTACCACCCCACGCGCTGCCTGCTTTGTTCTTGCGCCTCATCTGCCTGAAACTCACAGCATCTGAGTTTTCAACTTTTCTATCCATGTTGGTATAGCACTACACCTGCAGGGATTCATTTTTAGActttattctgggtgtttctgagcacttactgtatgccagaTCTGCGTTCTTCTCTcttacttcctctctctctctctattttacATCTGGAATTTTAAGAagcacttactttgtgccagacTCTATTATTTGCTGGTTATGAGCACAGACTCAggagccagcctgcctgggtgaGTGCCAGTCCCAATATCACTCCTTTCTACCTGTGTGACTtaagctctctgggcctcagtttcctcctccataaaatgggaataatcctGGTATCCACCTCACAGGCTGCGTGTGATGATTAGATAgggtaataaatacataaatcaccTAAAACAAGATATGGACCATGGTCAGGCTACATAGAGTGTTAGCTgccattattatatttattattgttatttatttgtttattttgaggcagagtctatCTCTGTCACCctgtctggagtacagtggcgcaatctcggctcactgcaacctctgtctcctggcttcaagcgattctcctgactcagcctccggagtagctgggattacaggtgtgagccaccatgcccagttaatttttgtatttttagtagagacagggtttcatcatgttggccaggctggtctcgaactcctgacttcacttgaaagtgatccaccctcctcggcctcccaaagtgctgggattacaggcgtgagccactgcgcccggcctatttttattattactatcattctTGGGACCCGGACCCTGCCAGGAACGCTGTCCCCACTTCTGCCAGGACAGAATGCTCTAGTGCCGGCAAGCCTGGGTTCTGGTCACAGTTCTGTCCTGACTCCTCCGAGTGACCCCGGCCAAGCTCCGGCCtgtccccagcctcagcctcccatcccGGCGCACCTGGTGCTCTGCCTGGGGGAAGCGCTCCTCCACGCGCCGGTGCAGCTGCTTGAAGGCGAGGCGCATGGCGGGCGGGCAGCGCCCCACGGAGCCCACGATGGCGTCCACGATGGGCCCCAGGTAGCCCGTCAgcagccccaggctggtctcccgcATCTGCTCCTCCGAGAGTGCGCCTTTGAAGGAGATCCTCCTGGAGGGGCCGGCGGAGCAGCTCAGCCTCGGGGCACAACATCTGCCGGCTCCAAACCCTCCACCGGCCCCGCTGAGCTCCGAGAGGAGTCATCTTCCCTCCACGTCCGCAGCCTCCTTCCTGCCCCTTCCCACCGGGTTTCTTGCTGTTGCTTAAACACGATGAGCTCATTCCCATCCTGCAGCCTTTGCACTGGCTCATCTCCGTGCCCAGAACACTCTCCCGTTAAATGTTAAATCTCCGCAACACTCCCTTCCTCACCGCCTGCAAGTCTTTGCTTAGATGTCCCCTCCCCTGCGAGGCTGCCCCTGTCCTCACCCTCTGGAATATTGCAGGCCTCTCCCCTCCCTCGTTTTTTCCATTCCCTGGTCCCATTCAATAACCTTTTTCCaaccaggcacgatggctcatgcctgtaatcccagcactctgggaggccgagggggcaggtcacttgagaccaggagttcaagaccagcctggtcaacatggtgaaactccatctccaccaaaaaatacaaaaattagcccagcgtggtggtgcacgcctataatctcagctacttgggatgctgaggcaggagaatcgcttcaacatgggaagtggaggttgcagtgagtcgagatcgcgccactgcactgcagcctgggtgacacagcgagactccatctcaaaaaataaataaataaataaataaaccttctTCCTCCAGTTGCTCATTATCTGTCTCCCCCCAGAATAGGGACTTGGGACTATTTGTTCCCTACTGTATCGTCAGTGTTCAGCCCAGAGCCTGACACTcaatcattgttttgttttgtggatgCTAGAACAGCACTTTTCCATCTGCAATTGttgtgttcctttctttctttacagATTGAGGTTCTGTCTTGCCCACACCTAGAGTGACAGCTGGGGGTTCTCAGCCCCACTGTGTCCTGGACCCAACGTGCTGAGCCCTGGACTTGTCTCTGGCATGGTCTCTTTTAATCCTAACAGCAACTTGATGGGGTAAGTAGCCTTACTTGttcccatttaacagataagaaaactgaggctcagagaggttactgGGGAGATGGCACAGCTGAGAATAGAACCCAGGACTGCCAATTCCACAGCCTGCCTGCAACCCTGCCCTGTCCAGGTCCCTAGATGCCCCTGTCCCCATGGGTGCCCACTGAGTTTCCTCCATCGTTATCAAGTGTGCTAGGAAAAGCCCTCAGCTTGGAGTCTCACAGATGGACTGTGCCCTTCTGCTCAGGGCCTGGGATCAAATCCTTGCTCTGTagtttcctggctgtgtgaccttaggcaagtgactttccctctctgaggctcagttgcATCATCAGTAAGAGGGGGTCATGATGCCTGCCTCTAAGGTAGTCAGAAGGTGTGGACAGCACAAGGAAAGATCCTCTCCTGTCTCTGCCACGGTCCCCAGTGGATACCCCAGCAACAATTTTCCACAGCTCCAGGCTTGTGGGTTAGACAGGAGAAGGTtctggagagaaaggaggagcccacggaggggtgGAATGACCCCCAGCCACTGCTCTGCTTCCTCCCAATCTCATTGAGCTCTCCACGATCTCCCTTGCAGGCAGGCCCACTCAGAGACCGCCAACACCACAGTAATAAAAATCGCTAATGTTGGGGACCCCCAGCAGCACAGCAGTAAATATCACTAATGTCGGGGAGCCCCAGCAGCACAGTAATAAAGATCACTAATGCTTGTGGAGCACATGCATGACTCAGTTAACGGAGCAGAAGTCATGAGCCCCACGTTTCAGGTGATAATATTCTCACCAGCTGGATAAGGGACATTTTAGAAGTAGTGTGTGCATTAAGTAGAAGAACATTGGAtcaatattttaggttttttaattttaaaaaatctgattatGCCAGGCACGgttgttcacgcctgtaatcccagcacttcgggagaccaaggcaggaggattgcttgagcccaggagttcgagaccagcctgggcaatgtggcaaaaccctgtctctgctaaaaatgtaaaaacttagctgggcatggtggtgtgtgcctatagtcccagctactcaggaggctgaggtggaaaaattacctgagcccgggaagttgacgctgcagtgagctgtggtcacaccactgcaccccagcctgggtgacagagtaaaaccctgtctcaaaaaaaaaaaaagaaaaaaaagaaaagaaaagaagcaacttAACCACTGAGGAACAGAAGTTTTGGCAACTTTGTCCACCGGTAGTGGCAAAgctaagatttgaacccagggagcTTAGCATCAGAGTCCTGACCATAACCCCTATACTACACAGCCTGATGGTTTAAGGACTTGTGTGTAAGGCTTTCAGCTCAGCCACCGAGCTCCTGAGCAGCTGTAGCCCCAGGGTGGGTGGCAGTCAGCATGAACCCAGCCCCCAGACAAGGCTCCAGGTAGCCAAAGGGGCCCGTCGGAAGGTCAGGGTCCTCAGGCTTTGCTCACCGGGTGCGGCCCAGGTCCATCTTGCAGGGATCCAGCTCCATGTACTTCTTCTCCTCAAAGACGCGGCTAATCACAGGCTTCAGGACCTCGTGCAGGTAGGGCATGCCCACgagctgggggcagggggcaCCACATGGGGTGGGGCTGAGGGCGAGGCCGGGGCATGCCCATGAGCTGGGCGCGGGGGGACCATGCAGGAAGAGGTTCAGagagaggccagggctggggtaGGGGACACATCCAGGTGCAACTCAGGGCAAGGCCGGGCACCAGCCGCCAGCACTGCAGTTCGGCTGCTCAGTGCTGTCTGAAGCCAGCTAAGTGAGGGAACCAGGTAGGCACTGGGAAGGAGGTACCCGAGGAAGCTGCACCCGGTCCCCCAGGCCTTCACCTACTCACCTTCATAAACTGTTCCATCGACTTGGATGCCAGGGAGTTAGAACGGAAGAGGGTGTTGGGGTCCACTGGGAGGACAGGAGGAAGTGTTTGCTGGGATTTAGGGAGCTGAACCCAGCTCACCCCACTCACCCAAGGTGAGAGTCATGATTCTTCCAGCCCCAAGAATCAGGAAGACCCAAAACATCAACCCCATTCACAGTACAGAGGCCTGGAGTGGTTAAGtgaattgcctgaggtcacacagctcacaAGTAGCAAAACCAGGACCTGAACCTGCAATTGGGCTCCCAACTGTCTGGAGGTGCACAGCACAGGGACCCACAGAAAAAGGAGCCCTTTTTCCCTCCGCCTGAGGCCTCCCCATTCCTCCCCCAGGACCCTCCTGCAAGCCCACCATTGAGGGCGGTGATGTCGGGGGTTGTGCGGGCAACTCACTGGTCCGAGCCACCTCACGCCGGGTGAGATAGTCCAGAAAGCGCCCAGCCAGTCCCCGGCCAAGAAAGAGTTTCACCAGCTTGGTGGCAAGGTCCTGGCGGCAGTCCCCCAAGGTCAGCTCTTCCAGCAAAGCCAAGGGGCTAGCAGTGTCCTCCTGGGTGGGGGCGGGAGACAAAGATGACCTCGGCCCCTGGGACCCCAAAGCAGATGGGCCTAGATAGGGCTCCGTGAGGCAGGGGGAGGCCAGGATCCAGACCCCCGGCACCCCCCTGATAGCATTGCTTGCCTGACGCACCCACCTCTGCTGGCCCCTGCACAGACTCCATGAGCAGCTCCATGAGAGGCTGGTAGCACTGGGAGGGCAGGACGCGGTCCTCAATCAGGCGTACCTTCACTCGCAGGGCACCCAGGGTCCCCCTGTCCAGGATCAGatcataagaaaatgaaagatctGGCCGaacacgatggctcacgcctgtaatcccagcattttgggaggccaaggtgggcagatcacttgaggtcagcagtttgtgaccagcctgaccaacatggtgaagccccatctctactaaaaatataaaaattagccaggcgtgatgacacacgcctgtagtcccagctactcaggaggctgaggcaggagaattgcttgaacctggcaggcagaggttaagattgtgctgctgcactccagcctgcgtgacagagtgatactctgtctaaaaaaaaaaaaagaaagaaagaaaagaaaatgaaagatgccCTTATGGAAGAGCACAAGTGCGC
The sequence above is a segment of the Pan paniscus chromosome 10, NHGRI_mPanPan1-v2.0_pri, whole genome shotgun sequence genome. Coding sequences within it:
- the RASAL1 gene encoding rasGAP-activating-like protein 1 isoform X6, whose amino-acid sequence is MAKSSSLNVRVVEGRALPAKDVSGSSDPYCLVKVDDEVVARTATVWRSLGPFWGEEYTVHLPLDFHQLAFYVLDEDTVGHDDIIGKISLSREAITADPRGIDSWINLSRVDPDAEVQGEICLSVQMLEDGQGRCLRCHVLQARDLAPRDISGTSDPFARVFWGSQSLETSTIKKTRFPHWDEVLELREMPGAPSPLRVELWDWDMVGKNDFLGMVEFSPKTLQQKPPNGWFRLLPFPRAEEDSGGTLGALRVKVRLIEDRVLPSQCYQPLMELLMESVQGPAEEDTASPLALLEELTLGDCRQDLATKLVKLFLGRGLAGRFLDYLTRREVARTMDPNTLFRSNSLASKSMEQFMKLVGMPYLHEVLKPVISRVFEEKKYMELDPCKMDLGRTRRISFKGALSEEQMRETSLGLLTGYLGPIVDAIVGSVGRCPPAMRLAFKQLHRRVEERFPQAEHQQDVKYLAISGFLFLRFFAPAILTPKLFDLRDQHADPQTSRSLLLLAKAVQSIGNLGQQLGQGKELWMAPLHPFLLQCVSRVRDFLDRLVDVDGDEEAGVPARALFPPSAIVREGYLLKRKEEPAGLATRFAFKKRYVWLSGETLSFSKSPEWQPPAAAVHTRLSPWGTGVTHWILMLRPRQCIGSCSWGGTSSG
- the RASAL1 gene encoding rasGAP-activating-like protein 1 isoform X5, whose translation is MLEDGQGRCLRCHVLQARDLAPRDISGTSDPFARVFWGSQSLETSTIKKTRFPHWDEVLELREMPGAPSPLRVELWDWDMVGKNDFLGMVEFSPKTLQQKPPNGWFRLLPFPRAEEDSGGTLGALRVKVRLIEDRVLPSQCYQPLMELLMESVQGPAEEDTASPLALLEELTLGDCRQDLATKLVKLFLGRGLAGRFLDYLTRREVARTMDPNTLFRSNSLASKSMEQFMKLVGMPYLHEVLKPVISRVFEEKKYMELDPCKMDLGRTRRISFKGALSEEQMRETSLGLLTGYLGPIVDAIVGSVGRCPPAMRLAFKQLHRRVEERFPQAEHQDVKYLAISGFLFLRFFAPAILTPKLFDLRDQHADPQTSRSLLLLAKAVQSIGNLGQQLGQGKELWMAPLHPFLLQCVSRVRDFLDRLVDVDGDEEAGVPARALFPPSAIVREGYLLKRKEEPAGLATRFAFKKRYVWLSGETLSFSKSPEWQMRHSIPVSHIRAVERVDEGAFQLPHVMQVVTQDGTGALHTTYLQCKNVNELNQWLSALRKASAPNPNKLAACHPGAFRSARWTCCLLAERSAAGCSRTHSAVTLGDWSDPLDPDAEAQTVYRQLLLGRDQLRLKLLEDSNMDTTLEADTGACPEVLARQRAATARLLEVLADLDRAHEEFQQQEQGKAALGPLGP